A single genomic interval of Pyrobaculum arsenaticum DSM 13514 harbors:
- a CDS encoding pyridoxal-phosphate-dependent aminotransferase family protein — MVVSSVYRRFAQKRVLTPGPTELPPWVRAALARETTNPDLDPGFLREYEEVVEMLRALVGAWQSRVYVWAGEAMLGLEAAVANAVRPGSKVLVVDNGVYGAGFADLVKMYGGEPVLLGLDWRSAADPAAVDRALERERDVEVVTLVHCDTPTGVYNGLEEIAKVVSAHGAFLIVDAVSSVGADVIDVDRWGIGALIGGSQKALNAPPGLTIMAVSKRALEREAEVGRRSYYMSYRVWEEWLEKEGFPYTMPDLLIYALKESLKKIQEEGLHSVVARHKAARAAARRGVEALGLEPFARRVEWNCPTATAFKTPIPAPEFRRHIWEKYGIMLAGSWGPVEREVMRIGHMGVQASADHLAVAISVLGAALRDYGFNVPVGKAVEEALEAFR; from the coding sequence ATGGTCGTAAGTAGCGTGTATCGTAGATTTGCGCAGAAGAGAGTCCTCACTCCGGGGCCTACAGAGTTGCCGCCGTGGGTTAGGGCCGCTTTGGCGAGGGAGACAACTAACCCAGATTTAGATCCTGGGTTTTTGCGGGAGTATGAGGAGGTGGTAGAAATGTTGAGGGCACTTGTCGGTGCTTGGCAGTCTCGGGTGTATGTGTGGGCTGGGGAGGCGATGCTAGGTCTTGAGGCCGCCGTTGCGAACGCTGTGAGGCCTGGATCTAAGGTTTTGGTTGTAGACAACGGCGTGTACGGCGCTGGATTTGCCGACTTGGTGAAGATGTACGGCGGGGAGCCGGTGTTGCTTGGACTTGACTGGAGAAGTGCCGCCGATCCGGCGGCGGTGGATAGGGCGCTTGAGAGGGAGAGAGATGTGGAGGTAGTTACGCTGGTTCATTGCGATACGCCGACGGGTGTGTACAATGGCTTGGAGGAAATTGCCAAGGTAGTGTCGGCCCATGGCGCGTTTCTAATAGTCGACGCAGTCTCCTCAGTGGGTGCTGATGTGATCGACGTAGACAGATGGGGTATAGGCGCGTTAATCGGCGGCTCGCAGAAAGCTCTAAATGCGCCGCCTGGACTCACTATAATGGCCGTGAGTAAAAGGGCGCTTGAGAGAGAGGCTGAGGTGGGGCGTAGGTCGTACTACATGAGCTACCGGGTGTGGGAGGAGTGGTTGGAGAAGGAGGGCTTCCCCTACACAATGCCAGATTTGTTGATATACGCATTGAAGGAGAGTTTGAAGAAAATACAAGAAGAGGGCTTACACTCCGTTGTCGCTAGACACAAAGCCGCTAGGGCCGCGGCAAGGAGGGGTGTGGAGGCCCTAGGGCTAGAGCCTTTCGCTAGGCGTGTGGAGTGGAACTGCCCAACGGCCACAGCCTTCAAGACTCCGATCCCGGCGCCGGAGTTCAGGAGGCATATTTGGGAAAAGTACGGCATAATGCTGGCAGGAAGCTGGGGCCCAGTGGAGAGGGAGGTTATGAGAATTGGCCACATGGGGGTACAAGCCTCGGCTGATCACCTGGCGGTAGCGATATCGGTGCTGGGAGCCGCGCTACGGGACTACGGATTCAACGTACCAGTGGGGAAGGCCGTAGAGGAGGCGCTGGAGGCGTTTAGGTAG
- a CDS encoding Glu/Leu/Phe/Val family dehydrogenase has protein sequence MAHTSGAYITSAFLENTLYTLKRGIELAGLPVEFYEALARPKRILIVSIPVRQDNGKIQYFEGYRVQHCDALGPFKGGIRFHPEVTLADDIALAMLMTLKNSLAGLPYGGAKGAVRVDPKKLSARELEELSRGYARAIAPLIGDVVDIPAPDVGTNAQIMAWMTDEYSKIKGHNTPGVFTSKPPELWGNPVREYATGLGVAVTTREMAKRLWGEIEGKTVAVQGMGNVGRWTAYWIRELGGKVVAVSDINGVAYKKDGLDTSLIAENKSLSGPSLVEMFVSKNGAEYIKNPDAIFSIDVDVLIPAAIENVIRGDNVGLVKARLVVEGANGPTTPEAERELYKRGVVVVPDILANAGGVVMSYLEWVENLQWYFWDEEETRKRLEAIMVNNVAKVYNRWQKEKEWTMRDAAIVTALERIYKAMKTRGWI, from the coding sequence ATGGCCCATACAAGTGGAGCATATATTACAAGCGCATTTCTCGAAAATACCCTATACACCCTTAAACGTGGTATAGAGCTCGCCGGACTACCCGTGGAGTTTTACGAAGCCCTCGCAAGACCAAAACGCATACTAATCGTAAGCATACCGGTAAGGCAAGACAACGGGAAAATACAATACTTCGAGGGTTATCGTGTTCAGCATTGTGATGCTTTGGGGCCTTTTAAGGGTGGTATCCGTTTTCATCCGGAGGTTACTCTTGCTGATGATATTGCTCTTGCCATGTTGATGACGCTTAAGAATAGCCTCGCCGGCCTCCCATACGGCGGCGCTAAAGGCGCCGTCCGCGTCGACCCAAAAAAACTATCGGCAAGAGAGCTTGAAGAGCTCTCCAGAGGCTACGCCAGAGCCATTGCGCCTTTAATAGGCGACGTCGTGGACATACCAGCCCCAGACGTAGGCACCAACGCCCAGATAATGGCGTGGATGACAGACGAATACTCCAAAATAAAAGGCCACAACACCCCCGGCGTATTCACCTCCAAACCACCAGAACTCTGGGGAAACCCAGTAAGAGAATACGCCACCGGCCTCGGAGTAGCAGTAACCACAAGAGAAATGGCCAAAAGACTCTGGGGAGAAATAGAGGGGAAAACCGTGGCAGTACAGGGCATGGGTAATGTTGGTAGGTGGACAGCGTACTGGATTAGGGAGCTGGGAGGCAAGGTAGTTGCGGTTAGTGATATAAATGGCGTGGCGTACAAGAAGGATGGGCTTGATACTAGCCTAATAGCCGAGAATAAGTCTCTGAGCGGCCCCTCTCTAGTTGAGATGTTTGTATCAAAGAATGGCGCAGAGTACATCAAAAACCCAGACGCAATATTCAGTATAGACGTTGATGTTCTTATTCCTGCTGCTATTGAGAATGTGATTCGGGGGGATAATGTCGGTTTGGTTAAGGCTAGGCTGGTGGTGGAGGGTGCTAATGGGCCTACTACTCCGGAGGCTGAGAGGGAGCTTTACAAGAGGGGTGTGGTGGTGGTGCCCGACATCTTGGCCAACGCCGGCGGCGTCGTCATGTCGTACTTGGAGTGGGTGGAAAACCTCCAGTGGTATTTCTGGGATGAGGAGGAGACTAGAAAAAGACTAGAAGCCATAATGGTAAACAACGTGGCGAAGGTATACAACCGGTGGCAAAAAGAAAAAGAATGGACCATGAGAGACGCCGCCATAGTCACAGCCCTAGAAAGAATATACAAAGCAATGAAAACAAGAGGATGGATCTAA